The Etheostoma cragini isolate CJK2018 unplaced genomic scaffold, CSU_Ecrag_1.0 ScbMSFa_2937, whole genome shotgun sequence genome contains the following window.
AATGAACCCAGAACCTCGTCTCTTTTCCTCCAGAGGGAACCGGCCGGCTGTTTTTCGAGTTTTACCGCCTGCTGCACGAGGCTCGGCCCAAACCGGGCGACGAGCGGCCGTTCTATTGGCTGTTTGAGAACGTGGTCGCCATGGGCGTCAGCGACAAACGGGACATCTCGCGATTTTTAGAGGTACGGCCACACGAACGCAGTGAAACAACAGTTATGAAACATGAAGGACGAgtattgtaatttccccataggggatcattaaagagtttaaattaaaatacatacatatacatacagatTCCAGTCAAGACTGAagcaggagagagaagaaatataaaatcac
Protein-coding sequences here:
- the LOC117940640 gene encoding DNA (cytosine-5)-methyltransferase 3A-like gives rise to the protein IEEWGPFDLVIGGSPCNDLSIVNPARKGLFEGTGRLFFEFYRLLHEARPKPGDERPFYWLFENVVAMGVSDKRDISRFLEVRPHERSETTVMKHEGR